The window CCCTTGCTTTTTGGATCACTAGGGTTATgtgatatattattatattataaaaatagcaaattttaaatGCTTAGTCTGCCCTGAAAGGAATTAGCCTACTTAAATATTCATTTGAGATGCTGTGGTATGAATAAGGTTATTTATGGTATTGATTGTTATAGTAAAAAGTTGCAAATCATCCAGATGGTTTTTCAGTAGGGAATAAATTACAATTCAGTTCATCAATAGAATGCAATCTTACATATATGTTTAAAAGAATGAGATAATATTTTCAGCAGTTATATGTGTATACACGTATGCATGCTTGAAAGTATATCCAAGAAGAATCAAGTTAAACTACAGATTGCATTCTTAAAATCTGAACAGAGCTATGGAATTTTTATGAAGAACTTTCACATTCTAAGTCATATATTgtgatgtttgaatttttttaatctgtattttatttgtaaacaGAAAGAAGACAGTATAGATTTCTGTGTTAGCTACAAAGGGGATTACCTGTTATCCCTGAATGTGGAATTTTATAGAACATGCAAGACATATAACTAAAGTAAGAATAGAGTACATAGCTTATACAGAAGAGTACATTTATGTGCATTAAAGTAGCACGTTTAGGTGAGatgaaactaaaatgaaaatttaaatattttggaaagctTAATGAGGAGAAAGAGGTTTCTGCATTTGAATGCTAAAAGAAGCAGAATTGTGAGTTGTGCTTTTATGATAGAAATAGAATAGAATGATTAGATCCAAGAGAACTGGAGTGAGAGTTTTCATTCTAGAGAATTTGATGAAGGGTTCACAAGATTTTAGTCTGTGGTAATGGGAGTAATGTCAATGCTATATCagcataataaataagaaaacaatgttAGTGCTGCAGACCAAATAGCAATGTGCAGGAATAGCAAagacataattaaaatagaagaggaaTTGGCTTTGGTCAAAGTTTTATCCCCTCTCCCTTGGCTACTGGATACTCCTTTGCAGTAGCCACCTGACTTCCAGCATTCCCCCCAACACTTCTCCTCTAATCTGCTTTTAATTCAGTAGCCTTAGTGATTCTTTCAAAAGTTAACCCATCAGCTCTGCCCCATTTTGGAGTGGAGTCGAAGACCCTGAATAACCTCCCTCCTCCAGACTCTGACTTTATTTTGTTCTACTCTTCCCTCTTGCTCATTCCGTTCCATTTGACTGTTTACCCTCTTATTGTCATATTCGTTGagtctctgctcaaatgtcatcTCAGTGCAGCCTTCTTCTGAACATCTATTTTTTTCGATTTGCCTTTCTTCCATATTCCTGTAGCATTTTGCATCTTCTAATACAATGTCTAATTTACTTCCTCAttagttttattgtttattatctaTCTCTCCCCTGCTTTAATGAAAAAGCTATATGAGAGAGGGTCCctgcattctgtccatctatacaaaaaataaatttttaaaaaatcaggtaaaGAAAAATAGCAGTTACAATTTAAGAGACAGTTATGCTAGTACTACAGATTTTACTTTCCTTTGAAGTTTTCGTGTGGAGTATTGTAAAATCTCAAAACCAACAGGTGGTCTTATACTTATGTGTCcctagtttgtttttttattatagtactagggattgaatttaatGGTACTTTACCATtgtgctacatccccatccctttttatttttattttgaggcgaGTCtcagttgatgaggctggcttcgaacttaaaatcctcctgtcccagcctcgctcctgtagctgggaatacaggcatatGCAACTGTATCTGGCTTTGTATCACCATTTTAGAAATCAATTTCAGACTATAATTTGGACACCTGATAATGTTTTAAGTCATTAAgccaaattttgttcttggcATGGTATTTTTTGTTCTTAATAGTGAAAAGCCCACTTTATGTGTTCCTTGTTTCAACCTTATttcatgtctttaaataaatggaaGCTTTATTTTCTGTCTATCTTCTGGAGCTGGGTTATTCATTTGGTTAAaggaagaattttatatataaaacctttGTTTTGATATGAACTATATTTCTTATACCATGCTATTGTCTTATAGATGATGATTGGCAGGAAGCACATGAACGCCTGGCTGAGTTGGAAGAGAAGCTACCAGTGGCAGTTAATGAACAAACAGGCAATGGAGAAAGGGATGAGATGGACTTGTTGGGTGACCATGAGGAGAATTTGGCAGAAAGGCTCACTAAGATGGTGATTGAAAATGAACTAGAAGATCCAGCTATTATGCAGGCAGTGCAGACCAGGCCAATTTTGCAAGTGAGTATTTCAGTCTTATTTGAGAACTATAGTCGACTATTAAAGTATTGAGCTTTGCCATTTTCACTTATGCCATAGAAAATTCATAATATAATTACTGATGATAAtaattctggaaataaaattggGGAATAATGTGTATTCTGGAGCACTATAATTTCTTGTCAACTACTTGCCAGTAAAAACCTTGGACCCTTGTTCCCTAATAGCAGATGAGTCACCCAGAGAGCTCACAGTATTGCAGaatttgtatatatgttttttgtttgtttgtttggtagccTCAACCAGGAAGTCTGAATTCCAGCATCTGGGATGGATCCGAAGTTCTGAGGCGAATCCGAGGACCACTTCTTGCTCAGGTATTAAAAAGTTtctcattatataaaattactagtattataaaatgttaagttGGCTCTTGTTGTCATTTTTCCTTACTGTGAACATGTCGATATTTATCATTTGCCAGTATTATGTCAACTACTGCATCCAGTACTTAGACGGCTCTCTCTGTTGATGTGCCCTTTATCAGCCCCCAGGGTAAAAATTGAGAGGGAGCCATTGGAACTCATGTTGTCAAtatatgatttaaattattttaaaagtctaggCAAAACtacagggagagagaagagatcaGGGTTTGCCAGTGGTTAGATATGGCACAAGGCATTAACTGTAAAGGGACAAAAGAAGGGGATTTTACAGAGTGATAAAATTGTTCTCTGGAGGCAACACCTCTTCTATGTATTtatcaaaactcaaaaaaaatgtataccaaAGACTAAATTTTTCtatatgtgaattaaaaaaaaaaaaaagctggtgcAGTGATGCATTCATGTAATCTCAGTgatataggaggctgaggcaggaggatcttgagttcaaagccaacctcagcaacttatgaggccctaagcaacttagtgagaccctgactcaaaaaaataaaaagggctagggatgtggctcagtggttaagcacccctgggttcaatccctggtaccaaaagtaaataaatagataaatataaattttttttaaaaagtatttttgacaTCTGTAGAGGTTATTTCAAGTTAGctaatttctgtttgtttggggtttttttttaactacttccTCATTAGGAAATGCCTACAGTGTCTGTATTAGAGTATGCCTTGCCTCAGAGGCCCCCACAGGGCCCAGAAGATGATCGGGATCTTTCTGAGCGAGCATTACCAAGGCGTTCAACTTCACCTATCATTGGGAGTCCTCCAGTTAGAGCTGTGCCCATAGGCACCCCACCTAAGCAGATGGCTGTACCCAGCTTCAACCAACAGGTACCTCTCATTAACAGGCACTCAGCCCAGGATATTGGGCATCTGGGCAAAATTATTGGGGAAATGGGTGTACTGGGAGGAGGGTGGAGATTTTGGGTAGGATTTAGATTAGAAAGCAAAATAGCCAATTATAGTCAATTAGCAGAGAAGTTAGTACAAATAAGAGACACATTCCCGAATAGcctttgctgctgttgttgctgctgtCTTTTAATTGGGGGAGGAAAAGGGTAGTTAAGCACATTTAGGGCTTATGtactttttaaagtgttttactGGCTGCCCAACACTTTGGCAGAGAGATAACTGAAAGCTGGGGGGGATGGGAACACTCAGCATTGTCCACATCCCTTTTTACCTTTAAGATATCCCTGCTTTCCCTAGAGCCTGTGCAGTCCTGTTCCATAGACTTTCCTCCACCTGAAACCAGCAGCTGAAAAGGAAGGCCAATTTGGAAGGTATGGGGGGAGGGTGGTGTTGGTATGGCCTAGTTAGGCTCAATTATCTATGAAATAAATGGTGGAGTCACAATGTATCATGAAATTGCTGAGCATGGCGGCCATATCACAGAGGCTTCAGAATAGGACTTAGTTAATCCTCCAGCTTTCTTATCATTCCTTCTCCCTCACTGCTACCAAAATACATCCTCTTGGAGAGAATTTGCAAGTCAGAATATCTGCTGATATCTCCCTCAGATAGCATGGAAGGGTGGGGATAACTGGAGAATTAGCTAAATCTTCCTCAGATTTTGCTTGACTTGTGAGAGGAAGTGAACAAAGGTTTTGGGTTTGAATCCATAGTTATAGCAGTCTGCTTAGAAGTAGGGCTTTGCATTGAATTCTGTGTCTCTACCAGTACTTGAGGGGAGGGAGTGTAGGTGGAAGAAAAACTGATTTCATTGAGTGTAGTTGTATATATGTTTGTCCTAATAGATTCTGTGTCCGAAGCCTGTCCATGTTCGGCCCCCGATGCCACCACGTTATCCTGCTCCCTATGGTGAGAGGATGTCTCCAAACCAGCTCTGCAGTGTCCCGGTATGTCTCTTTACAGTCTAACAAAAATGTGAAGTATGTACTTTATGGTCACTGCCTGTGTGATTCAATATGTAGAAGTGCTAACGTCTCCTATGGAACACTTAAATTTTATAATCTCCATCCTTGAATTTCTGGGTCTTATGGTTCCCTGGTCAGAAGACATAGTTTATGTGTTTCTTAGCACTACTCTTTAAAAATCTAAGCTCTTTCTCGTCATCCGGTTTCATGTTAACTTCAACTctcattctaatttcttttttttgttttatgtggccataatgtttcataatttctagcattattctttttatttcttcagtagCGTGTGCTACAATTTGAGAATTTTACAATCTAAGTTTATATTGCATTTCTACTGAGTTCCCTTATTACATTGATTTACCTGTTTCATGATATAAGTGtttccttactttatttttttccttagaactCTTCCCTCCTGGGTCACCCTTTTCCTCCTACTGTTCCTCCGGTTCTCAGTCCCCTCCAGAGAGCACAGCTTCTTGGAGGAGCACAGGTAAGCCTGTGATTAGCTCTATCCATAAAGAACCCGCTTACTGTGTTAAGGTTCATTAGGACATAGATGTTTTTGTTAGTAAACACCACTGTCTCTTATTTTTgcctttagtttttaaaacaaagttattgATGGAAACAGTATTCAATTTTCAGCAAGCAGGTGAGCTTGCTTCTGATATAAGGTTAACTCAATCTTAAGATCTTGTCCCTCTTTTTAGCTACAGCCTGGTCGGATGTCTCCCAGCCAGTTTGCACGGGTCCCTGGTTTTGTTGGTAGTCCTCTTGCTGCCATGAATCCCAAGTTGCTGCAAGGGCGAGTTGGGCAGATGCTTCCCCCAGCACCAGGCTTCCGTGCCTTCTTTGGTGCTCCACCCCCTGCAACACCACCTCCACAGCAGCACCCTCCCGGCCCAGGACCTCATCTGCAAAACCTAAGGTATATAAAACATGCCAGTGTTTACCCATTGCTAGCTAAGTCTCTTGATCATTccaatttagttttttaatgtaaaagtctcttaatattttttaagtaaggACTGGGGctttagctcaatggtagagctcctgccttgcacttgtgaggcactgggttcagtcctcagcaccacataaataaataaagatttttatcacTAGGTCCCaccaaaaatacacacacacacacatatacatacacacacacacatacatatatgtatgtatcttgTAAGTGAAATATTTTGAGATCCTCAAGTCAGGGATTGACAGTTTAGGCTTTCTTATGTCATCATCAAGAATCATGCATCCTGTGCACATTTATACGTTACAAGTTACtcaccttttatttcttctaaagttTTTTACTTCTCATTTCATGTCCACTTTACAAACACAAAGATATGCACACATGGTGTTGATCACTTAAGAATCATAAGTAAGGATGAGAGATGTGAATAatgagaagtttaaaaaaataataatgataagttGGCAAGTCTTGGTATCTGCTACATTTTTTACTTCTACCTTCTGATTTTATAACAAGAGGAGTTCAAGTTCCTGCTTTGATAAAATGGTTTTTTATTACATACATTGTATTATCAGGGTTCTCAAGAAAAATAGaaccagtaggaaaaaaaaaatagagaaagggttaattttattttaaggaattaacaAATGTGATAGGGGAAGCTGTCAAGTTAAAAATTTATAGGGCAGGCCAGAAATCACCTAAGAATTGAAGTTGCATTCTTGAGTTTGAAATGTTATATGTTGGCAGGCTGGAGATTCAGGCAAGACTTCTGTGTTCCAGTCTTGATGCAGAATTTCTTTGGagacttctgtttttgtttttaaggcaaATAAACCTCTTGAGAGAACACTATTAACAGgagcaaaaagaaaattacatgctTTTACTAATaaatttcctgagatttcatgaTCATCCTCTTAGTAGTTGAGAACTGGTCTTTGTGGaagataggtttttaaaaaatgactttttaactTAGAGTCTCTTTAGAATACACTTGGCAGTCCCTACTGAACCTATGTGAAGTTATCCTGTTCTGATAGCATTTGTGAAAACTTCAGATCATCAGGATGACAGAATTAaaggccttttttaaaaatttttttcttagatctCAGGCCCCAATGTTTAGACCAGACACAACTCACCTTCATCCACAGCACCGGCGGCTCTTGCATCAGAGACAACAGCAGAACAGGAAGTAAGTACTCACTGTATTCCTTGGTGGTTTATTGGACAGTGTaacaaaatgttattaatttaGTTTACTTTCTTAGTTTACTTAGTATGAAGCTGATTTTGCTGGTAAAGTTATATCAAAAATGctgtcatttttatgtttttgatacaCTAGCTTTACTAAGATTTTATCAACAAATTTCCAAACTGTTCTAACTCTGTTGATCATAAGTTGagctctgaatttttttaaaaccagtatTTTATACTCCTTACCAAGTTCTTAGCATTCTCTTTAACTACATTTTCTTTGACTTTCAGTTCagaattaaatcttaaaaatgtagtgaccatgtaatgcattccattgctGTCGTgtatgtaaaaaaattttaaaaatcaaatcaataaaagattttaaaaagaggaaaaaaaaaatgtagtgaccAGCCTCACATTTGGGTCTTAATGTGAACCCAGTGGtcattctttatttctatataaattatttaatttttattcagcaaatataaatgtatacatttacatatatcttCCATCTGTGTATTGTGGACTGTGGTaggttttgaagatttttttaaaaagcacacaaGACAGATAAAGCCTTTGCCTTTGTAGTTTCATATAAAGTAATTCCATAATTAGGCATCTAAATAAAATGAGGAgaataaaccaggcatggtggtacatgcctagctactcaggagacttaagacaggaggatcatagtTTCAAGCACAACCTgcctcaaatataaaaaaaggacttggagtgtgactcagttgtagagtacttgAATAACATGagcaaagcaagaaagaaaagaaaaaaataaactctgaagTTTCTTcaacaattttattgttttttgagtgtgtgtgatTCCTTCTCAGTTTCAGAAATGTTCCAGAATATTTTTGCAggttcaaaagaaagaaacaagtgtggattattaaataatattccaaaGTACAAATTATATAGGGAAAGATTAATACATTTGACTATTAAAAATATCAGACCTTAATATAACAAAAGCCATGCAGAAACATACAAACTCCAAATAGAAGAAACACAAGTGgcttatagaaatgaaaacatggtCAAACTCACTcataaaaaaaatgcagattaaaattAGATAACCACTTAACATGATCAGACAGGCAAAACTTATGAAGTGTCACTTTTGGCAAAGATGTAAGTTTGTTGTCTTaagtggagaaaagaaaactaccTGCTTCATAGGGTTTTTAGGGTTTATACAGAAGTCCATAAGTGAAAGTATTTAGTATGTGGTAAGATACTCGGATCTTTTGTTACTCatatagttttatttccttgaggaTGTACTGCATAGCTCTTTCCTTTGAAGACTTGATTTTTAATTGGCCTGTTTGATTCCTGTAATGTTataacctttaattaattaataattaatatgcCTACTTAGAGTGAATGTGGCATGTGTTTTTCAGTCAGCATCGGAATATCAATGGGGCTGGAGATAGAGGAAGTCACAGGAGCAGTCATCAAGATCATCTTCGAAAAGATCCATATGCCAATCTCATGTTGCAGCGGGAAAAAGATTGGGTCTCTAAAATCCAAATGATGCAGCTGCAAAGCACTGATCCCTACCTGGATGATTTTTATTACCAGGTAAATACTCGGTGCTAGTTTTGAAAATAGCATTTTGGCCCCTTAGGCTAGAAAGGGTATTGACTTAAATTAAAAGTCGTAGCCtttgggctgagggtgtagctcagtggtggaacatgtTCGAGGTAGAATTTTCTTTTGAGGTAGTCCTCAAGTAGTTGATAATTTACTAAACAAATTCTGTCCTCACTTCAAGCAAGAGATTCTTGAGCTGTTTGCTCTGAGACCagtgttttcagtttctttggcTTCAGTAATCTGGTTCTATCAATTAAGTATATTGGCAGTCTAAAGACATTTCCTTTGATTAAAGTTTTTGAAGGCTAAGGATTTTTTCATGGTAGAGGTGAGGGGGCagtttgggattgaaccctgggcctcaagcatgctaagaatatattccaccactgagctacaccccgagCCCAAATGCTGTGAATTTTAATATAGTAAATGTTAGCTTGAATCTAGCAAAAATTAGAGATAAGTACATTTCTATGGTTCAAATTGTGTTACTGCCActattgtaaaataattatttgatggTAAAGAACAATCATAGTCTGTGCTTGTGTTGCAACTGAAATCATTTTGTGGTAGAATTACTTTGAAAAACTGGAGAAACTGTCAGCTGCTGAAGAAATGCAAGGTGATGGCCCTAAAAAGGAACGCACCAAGCTCATCACCCCTCAGGTGGCCAAACTGGAGCATGCGTATAAGCCAGGTAAGATGCAGGCCCTTATATGATAAGAGAAATTTGAGATGCCACTGATTTGATAAAATATAGGTGATACCTTGTCTATTTTGTCCTCttttgggggcagggaggagagggcatTCCTGCTGTTCTATGCATGTGGATGGTTTGGGAATAATTTATAAAGTACTATTGCCTTTAATATATGCAAAGATCAGCCTTTATTTGAGCATAAAGTGTATGGCTTGACAGATAACCTCTTGGGTGCTTTTGATATTTCTAAAATAGATGAGGAATGAGAAAGGATAGATTGTAATAAGGAGTTGTTTTAAAGGATACGTAGGTTTTTTTGTAGTAAGTTGTTACACCATGAGTAAagaacagaaaagtaaaaatttttgaatGCTTCCTGCCTACATtgctgagtttttattttgttggaattttaatttttattttgtccttacAGTGCAGTTTGAGGGTTCTTTGGGGAAACTTACTGTCTCTAGTGTGAATAACCCTCGAAAAATGATCGATGCTGTTGTGACATCTCGGAGTGAGGATGATGTAAGTGTCTgtagaattatatatttaagaatgTCTTGGTGGTCACCAGTTCCTTTGGAGTCATTGTGTAATGAGATCAGGCATGACGGAGTTGTTTGTAGTCTAACCCAGAGCTTACAACCTGGCACATTATGGCCTTCTGGTTTTCAACAGACATGCTGAAATAATAACACCTTCATTTCTCATGTAGCTGGTGAAGGCCAGAAGAGGCAGGAATCTAGACTAGGCATGTTTGTCTGCAAACAGCATCTGTTTACTCCAGTtcgctatttttaaaaaattactattttctggatggggatatagctcagttggtagagtgcttacattccacgcacaaggccctgggtttaatctccagcaccacaaaaaattaaaaaaaaattaagtactaTTTCTGTGTGTTTTCAAAATTTGCTGTGAAATTTTAATCCTCCGTAAAATTCTATAATTACCATTTGTCTATCTATAAATTCAGTTTGTGTGTTGGTTGAGTCCATCAACTCTGAACTTTGTGCTAGTGTCATTTTAGATTATTAACTTTCACAGaatcaaaattttcttaaaatattttcacaattgAACTACAGATGCATACTTGGAAAATTGTTCTTAGCAGAGTTCTTAGACACTGAATATTCTTGTCTTTTTTAGGAGACAAAAGAAAAGCAGGTTCGGGACAAGAGAAGAAAAACCCTTGTCATAATTGAGAAAGTAAGTTTTAGAATTTGTTGCTATAATTAGTTTCAAATAAGGAACTATCAAGTATGTGTGTACCCAAGAAGCAGAGAAGTGAGCAGTGACTCAGTGTTCtttgatttaattaaaaatatactcttATTAAGTACTTATTGTGTGCCAGAGCACTACAGAAAGAATTGTGGTATACCTTCCCTATGGCATCATGGAAAGAATCCTGCAGTTAAAATTAGAAGTACTGGATTTTTGTTCAGATTTGTTCAATTAAGAGCTGAGTATTTCTGGGCAGATCACCTTTCTAAGCCTGgtaaaaattggaataaaatttatattgtttctCCTATGGATTAATTAAGTCAATTTATAGATAATTATTGGGCACTCATTGGGTGCTaaggaaaatatattatataGTTGGTGTGTAAAGCATAAATATCATGTGGCAAAGCCATAGAAGATGGCCTTGGAGTATATTTTCTAGGCTATAAATTATATCTTCCATTTCTGAGGCTATGATATGAAAGTGAGTGATTTAATATTTCTGTGCTGTCATCAGTTTCTTTgtctataaaaatgaagatgattaTGATAGTTTTCTTGTGGTGAGTGTTCAGTGAATGAGCATGAGCATGAAATATTTAGAACAGAGGCTGGCACCCAGTGGTAAAATCacttcttattaatatttttataaatacaaagtGTCACTGTGGCAGTAAAACAGAATGTCATATATATAGTGCTATTGTTGCTGCACTGTATATATGGAAAATTTGGAAAGTGTAATGACATTACACTATCTTTATCTGCTAGATTAAAAGtcagggagaaataaaaaatgatacatgAAGAATTAAGGTATTTCACCctgttttcctgtattttaaaaaccaCCTTTTGTTTTATCTGAAGTTTATGGTGATCTTATCAGGTCAGGTGGTCCAAAACTGTA is drawn from Urocitellus parryii isolate mUroPar1 chromosome 4, mUroPar1.hap1, whole genome shotgun sequence and contains these coding sequences:
- the Patl1 gene encoding protein PAT1 homolog 1 isoform X1; translation: MFRYESLEDCPLDEDEDAFQGLGEEDEEIDQFNDDTFGSGAVDDDWQEAHERLAELEEKLPVAVNEQTGNGERDEMDLLGDHEENLAERLTKMVIENELEDPAIMQAVQTRPILQPQPGSLNSSIWDGSEVLRRIRGPLLAQEMPTVSVLEYALPQRPPQGPEDDRDLSERALPRRSTSPIIGSPPVRAVPIGTPPKQMAVPSFNQQILCPKPVHVRPPMPPRYPAPYGERMSPNQLCSVPNSSLLGHPFPPTVPPVLSPLQRAQLLGGAQLQPGRMSPSQFARVPGFVGSPLAAMNPKLLQGRVGQMLPPAPGFRAFFGAPPPATPPPQQHPPGPGPHLQNLRSQAPMFRPDTTHLHPQHRRLLHQRQQQNRNQHRNINGAGDRGSHRSSHQDHLRKDPYANLMLQREKDWVSKIQMMQLQSTDPYLDDFYYQNYFEKLEKLSAAEEMQGDGPKKERTKLITPQVAKLEHAYKPVQFEGSLGKLTVSSVNNPRKMIDAVVTSRSEDDETKEKQVRDKRRKTLVIIEKTYSLLLDVEDYERRYLLSLEEDRPALMEERKHKICSMYDNLRGKLPGQERPSDDHFVQIMCIRKGKRMVARILPFLSTEQAADILMTTARNLPFLIKKDAQDEVIHHVLPCLLSPFSLLLYHLPSVTVTSLLQQLMNLPQSAAAPAPSNPHLAAVLQNKFGLSLLLVLLSRGEDLQSSDPATESTQNNQWTEVMFMATRELLRIPQAALAKPISIPTNLVSLFSRYVDRQKLNLLETKLQLVQGIR
- the Patl1 gene encoding protein PAT1 homolog 1 isoform X2, giving the protein MFRYESLEDCPLDEDEDAFQGLGEEDEEIDQFNDDTFGSGAVDDDWQEAHERLAELEEKLPVAVNEQTGNGERDEMDLLGDHEENLAERLTKMVIENELEDPAIMQAVQTRPILQPQPGSLNSSIWDGSEVLRRIRGPLLAQEMPTVSVLEYALPQRPPQGPEDDRDLSERALPRRSTSPIIGSPPVRAVPIGTPPKQMAVPSFNQQILCPKPVHVRPPMPPRYPAPYGERMSPNQLCSVPNSSLLGHPFPPTVPPVLSPLQRAQLLGGAQLQPGRMSPSQFARVPGFVGSPLAAMNPKLLQGRVGQMLPPAPGFRAFFGAPPPATPPPQQHPPGPGPHLQNLRSQAPMFRPDTTHLHPQHRRLLHQRQQQNRNQHRNINGAGDRGSHRSSHQDHLRKDPYANLMLQREKDWVSKIQMMQLQSTDPYLDDFYYQNYFEKLEKLSAAEEMQGDGPKKERTKLITPQVAKLEHAYKPVQFEGSLGKLTVSSVNNPRKMIDAVVTSRSEDDETKEKQVRDKRRKTLVIIEKTYSLLLDVEDYERRYLLSLEEDRPALMEERKHKICSMYDNLRGKLPGQERPSDDHFVQIMCIRKGKRMVARILPFLSTEQAADILMTTARNLPFLIKKDAQDEVLPCLLSPFSLLLYHLPSVTVTSLLQQLMNLPQSAAAPAPSNPHLAAVLQNKFGLSLLLVLLSRGEDLQSSDPATESTQNNQWTEVMFMATRELLRIPQAALAKPISIPTNLVSLFSRYVDRQKLNLLETKLQLVQGIR